Genomic DNA from Niabella ginsenosidivorans:
TCCGCCGTAAATAGTATTGATCCCCCAATTGTAAATTACATTATTGGCAAAGTCTGCCAGCTCTGCAGTAGCGCCTAATCTTACTCCGTTAAACCTTGGATTACGGCTGTTACAATGTGCAAACAGGTTATGGTGTGCACTGAAATGAGCCCCGCCCCAGATGCCGCCATAGCCATGATGCTCAAAATCCTGATCTCCCTCTTCAAAATGATAGGAATAATTCAATGGCTCGGTAATGATGTTCCATTGCAGGGTAGTGCTGTCGCTTTTATAGATGGAGCAAACCTCATCTGTACTCCAGCTCATACTGCAATGGTCAATCAGGATGTTCTTTTTACCGGCACCCCCAAATGCATCATCCGAACCACCCCCATCAGTCCTGCCTTTGTTCTGGTACCTGTCGCCCATCCTGAAGCGCAGGAACCGCACAATAATATTGTTGCCCGCTAAAACCACCGGCTGATCTGCCAGGCAAATGCCGCCGCCCGGTGCTGTTTGCCCTGCAATGGTTTTATTGCCTTTAATGTTGAGCCTGCTTTGCAGGTGGATGGTTCCTGATACGGCAAAAACAATGATTGCCGGGTTATTGCCTGTAACTGCTTTGCGGAGGCTGCCTTCCCCATCATCATCCAGGTTGGTAACAATATATACCTTACCACCACGCCCGCCTGTAGTATATTTACCAAAGCCTTCTGCGCCCGGAAAGGCAATGATTCCTGATGCAGCATCCGTTTTTACCGGCAATGTTTTCTGAGCGCTGCATCCTGTGGCCAATACGGTACAACAGGTAAAGAATAGTTTTTTCATTTCTTCTTGAGTTAATAGCCGGGGTTTTGTACTAAATTTTTGTTGGCATCAATGGCCGGTTGCGGAATGGGCAATAATTCTGATTTATTAACGGTAAACCCGGTTGCAAACCGGGCAAGGCCTGTTGTATTAATGGCAGCAGTCAACCAGTTGACTTTAGTGGTGCCTGCCGGTGTGGAGGAAGGTGCTGTATTATAATAGGAGTTTGCCCAGATGGTATGGTCATCTCCTGTTGCTGTTGTTTGATAATACATGTTTTTAGGCAGTATTGTTGTAAGGCAGTAAGCCGGGTATCCTGCCATATAACTGGGGTTGGCGATGGCTGTATTTGTTGACATGGTTAAAAGATTGGCTTTTGTTTCTGTAAGCGCAGTGGCCAGCAGGTTCCAGCGGATCAGGTCAAATTTCCTGATCCCTTCTCCACCCAGCTCTAAAGCGCGTTCTCTTACAATATATTTAAAAAAGTCCGTTTTGCTCAGTCCTGCCGGTACATCAACTGCTGCATTTACGGTGTTTATATTTTTGCCAAATCCCCTTCGCCTTACCCAATTTAAAGCATTGTAGGCATTTGCGGTTGGCCCATTGCTGATCTCGTTCTCGGCTTCGGCAAACATCAGTAAAACGTCAGCATAACGAAGGAGCTGCCATTTAAGGCTGAGGTATTGTATGGCATCGTTTGGATCAAAGGACGGATTGGTAACCCAGTCACGCCGGTATTTTCCGTCATTAATGGCTGTAATGGCCTGGCCTATTTTTGTTATACCATCGGCAGCAACAAAATAGGGTGCAATCGTTACATCTCTCCTCAGGTCCATCGAATCGAACAAATAGAAATAAGTCGGCAGCGGATTGATGGAGCTGTTCCCTTTGCCGTTAACACGGGGGCCGTTGTAGTAGCCCAGTTTTGAATCTTCTGCACTGCCGGACCCGGATGCGCTAGCCTGGAATAGCAGTTCGTTATTGGGATCCGAAACCGCATGTGCGCAAACCTGGTCTTTCCACAAGGATTTAAAGCTGGGATTTAAGGAATGCTGACCGGATTGAATGATATCATAGGTTTCGTCTCTTGCAATCTGGTAATATTTTAAATAATCCGTACTGCGTTCCATTGTTTTACTGGCGGGGCGCAGCGCGTAACCTCCCCTGAACAGGGCAATACGCGCCCTTAATCCTTTTACAGTGCCCTTCGTAATGCGCTCATCTTTGGAATCGCCTATGGCACCAAGATCATTTACCCAGGGAACAAGATCTTCGGCGGTTTTCAGATCCTCCAGGAGTCGGTCATAAAGCGAATCGCTGCTGGTTCTGGTGGGGAAAGGATCTTGCAGCGCCTGGTTTTGCGCAGCTGTAAAGTGGGCAGGCAAATCGCCCCAGTTACGGATCGCTTCAAAATAAAATTGTGCCCGCAACGTCAGGGCTTCTCCGTACATCCGCTGCAATTGTTTTTTTTGCTGATCTGTTCCATTGGTATACAACTCCATTTTAGGAATATAATCGATGCACATATTTGCGTTTTCTATTCCATTGAATAACTGTAAAAAGGGGTTGGTGATCTGGGCATTACCCGGTGTGCACTGATAACGGGCGATATCCCTGCGATCGTTATCATTACCATTGCCTGTAGGCCCCTGCATTTCATCATTATCCACTGTAAAATACAAACTTATCCGGATGCCATACCCATTGTCGCCCATAAGACGGCTGTAAGCGCCAATAAGCGCTGAATAAGCCCCGGGCACATCATTAAATACTTTTGCAGGATCATTGGCGGTGATGGGCTGCTGGTCTAAATATTTTTTGCATGAAGGTAGAAGGGTAACCACAGCTATTGCCCCTGCAGCCAGTAAATGATGTATTTTAATATGTTTCATCTCGTTGTTTTTTAGCGTTAAAAAGTAGCATTGATACCAAAAATGAACATGCGGCTTTTGGGGTAAGCGCTGTAATCCAGCCCGGGCGTTAACCCGCTTGACCGTACGCTTACTTCAGGATCATACCCGGAGTAACGGGTAAACACGGCCAGGTTATTGGCTGTTAAATAAAGCCTGAGGCTTTTCATTTTAATATTTCTTATGGCCTCTTTGCTAAAAGAATAACCGATTGTGATATTGTTTAACCGGAGGAAGGAGCCGTCTTCAATTGCCCAGGTGGAGGGATAAAAGGCGCCGCCACCCCTGATGGGCTGCCAGATGGTTGCATTGGCATTCAACGCGGCCAGCTGGTCGGGCGGTATACCATATACGGTTGTGCCATCTGTCCATTGTGCCGTTTGCCCGTCTGCTGTTACCACTTTCCATCTTCCGGACATTATTGCCAGCATATTGGAATTGCCGGTATAACCATTGGTAAACTCTATTTTATTTGCATTGTAAATATCATTGCCGTAACTGAAGTTTACAAAGATGCTGGCATCCCAGTTTTTATAACGGAACTGCTGGTTGAGACCGCCCGTGAATTTCGGGGTAGGATTACCGATAATTGTGCGGTCATTATTCAGATCAACAACCCCATCGTTATTCAGATCCCTGAATTTAACGGATCCCGGTTGTACCACGCCAATGATCCCGGCATCGGAAACAACACCGGGTTTAAGCGTATAAACACTGGTGGAAGCGTCATAATTG
This window encodes:
- a CDS encoding pectate lyase, encoding MKKLFFTCCTVLATGCSAQKTLPVKTDAASGIIAFPGAEGFGKYTTGGRGGKVYIVTNLDDDGEGSLRKAVTGNNPAIIVFAVSGTIHLQSRLNIKGNKTIAGQTAPGGGICLADQPVVLAGNNIIVRFLRFRMGDRYQNKGRTDGGGSDDAFGGAGKKNILIDHCSMSWSTDEVCSIYKSDSTTLQWNIITEPLNYSYHFEEGDQDFEHHGYGGIWGGAHFSAHHNLFAHCNSRNPRFNGVRLGATAELADFANNVIYNWGINTIYGGEGGHYNITNNYFKYGPSTKASVKYRIVNPNKVAKDNIPFGSYFVNGNYVDGAADITRDNYKGIRMGNDGTTTDKQQAVMEKPFDVVPVPYQSANNAYQAVLDKAGAFLPERDTLDQRIINDVKNRTGRFIDVQGNYPHGTPYEKTVSAWPALKQGVVPADTDKDGIPDSWEKTHGLNPGDPKDAALSTLHKNYSNIEVYINSLVK
- a CDS encoding RagB/SusD family nutrient uptake outer membrane protein, encoding MKHIKIHHLLAAGAIAVVTLLPSCKKYLDQQPITANDPAKVFNDVPGAYSALIGAYSRLMGDNGYGIRISLYFTVDNDEMQGPTGNGNDNDRRDIARYQCTPGNAQITNPFLQLFNGIENANMCIDYIPKMELYTNGTDQQKKQLQRMYGEALTLRAQFYFEAIRNWGDLPAHFTAAQNQALQDPFPTRTSSDSLYDRLLEDLKTAEDLVPWVNDLGAIGDSKDERITKGTVKGLRARIALFRGGYALRPASKTMERSTDYLKYYQIARDETYDIIQSGQHSLNPSFKSLWKDQVCAHAVSDPNNELLFQASASGSGSAEDSKLGYYNGPRVNGKGNSSINPLPTYFYLFDSMDLRRDVTIAPYFVAADGITKIGQAITAINDGKYRRDWVTNPSFDPNDAIQYLSLKWQLLRYADVLLMFAEAENEISNGPTANAYNALNWVRRRGFGKNINTVNAAVDVPAGLSKTDFFKYIVRERALELGGEGIRKFDLIRWNLLATALTETKANLLTMSTNTAIANPSYMAGYPAYCLTTILPKNMYYQTTATGDDHTIWANSYYNTAPSSTPAGTTKVNWLTAAINTTGLARFATGFTVNKSELLPIPQPAIDANKNLVQNPGY